From the genome of Fusarium keratoplasticum isolate Fu6.1 chromosome 11, whole genome shotgun sequence, one region includes:
- a CDS encoding Zn(2)-C6 fungal-type domain-containing protein, which yields MQRTRKLKTGPRIRSFGGCLTCRTRKVKCDETHPICRQCQRSRLVCGGYEAKIRFVHFSPDGTGPQSDVKQNDDGHSRRILFTESERAAMSRHMQEVIDEDEIDQVLSALDSGCESQKCELPPDGPFLVFSANDGEPTSEAAAEPIYVHPDHTVVLPEPLSSHGLQDIVNVDIPSASNPCSWPETALLETGNISALDDILLGVDNSDDLGVDLSSFSMIPRASPIPISQTASLSPWDLHVSYDFTFSLDTSVSSHAHFLLEHYKSQMGKLFSPLRVRKSPWSILHFPRALSALSELSVFKRTKHAHTSLFYAVLAVSAFNWDNIHRQQKDSTTYWRNVGEGFRRGARKELEWTCETELAGEKSSKYKDILMAILTMVTISVVTGQQEEARSYLLNAELFISLRGAPKVNKSRKVKLLHSIYLFLRVIEESTYMYPPEKQPLASLSHAPESMLFPSLRTHSLCLGRDLDESCGMAFEFGLFGGLENQENPAFFKEIYGFPQDLLSFISRATFLANQISMHRRRFSELSMTTELEHRCAALEGEICSWNNYNDDTEGDSDDPIAAFANRAIMSHLITAFHCAVLIFFYRRVRQLHPFLLQPFVEKTIANLEAFEQEQRNFSLVNCGIVWPGFIAGAEAVDPDLQARFYKRLQDCSRSSGMENFGFAAEFLQDFWALRRQKGNENMTWMDMVRDRQLALVLT from the exons ATGCAACGCACGCGGAAACTCAAGACAGGCCCTCGAATCCGCTCCTTCGGGGGCTGCTTGACATGCAGAAcccgcaaggtcaagtgtGATGAGACCCATCCAATCTGTCGCCAATGCCAGCGATCACGGCTCGTCTGCGGCGGCTATGAAGCCAAGATCCGGTTTGTGCATTTTTCGCCCGATGGGACTGGGCCTCAAAGTGATGTCAAGCAGAATGACGACGGGCACAGTCGTCGCATACTCTTTACTG AGTCGGAGCGGGCGGCCATGTCCAGGCACATGCAAGAGGTGATCGATGAGGATGAAATCGATCAAGTTCTGAGTGCCCTCGACTCCGGCTGCGAGAGTCAGAAATGTGAACTGCCACCGGACGGTCCATTCTTGGTCTTTTCGGCCAATGATGGTGAACCGACTTCTGAAGCAGCAGCTGAACCCATTTATGTGCACCCGGATCATACGGTGGTACTACCTGAACCACTTTCCTCTCACGGCCTGCAGGATATCGTCAATGTAGACATTCCCAGCGCATCCAACCCATGCTCATGGCCTGAGACTGCTCTCCTCGAAACCGGGAACATCTCGGCGCTGGATGATATtctccttggtgttgataaCTCGGACGACCTTGGCGTGGACTTGTCGTCCTTTTCCATGATACCTAGGGCGTCGCCCATCCCTATTTCCCAAACAGCAAGTCTCTCTCCTTGGGACTTGCACGTCAGCTATGATTTCACGTTCTCCCTTGATACATCTGTTTCGTCCCATGCACActtccttcttgaacatTACAAGTCCCAGATGGGAAAGCTCTTCTCTCCCCTTCGCGTTCGCAAATCTCCTTGGTCTATCCTACACTTTCCACGCGCCCTCTCCGCTCTATCAGAGCTGAGCGTATTCAAAAGGACCAAGCACGCCCACACGTCGCTCTTCTATGCAGTGTTGGCTGTCAGTGCCTTCAATTGGGACAACATCCACCGCCAACAAAAAGATAGTACAACATACTGGCGCAACGTTGGAGAGGGCTTTCGCCGTGGAGCAAGAAAGGAACTGGAATGGACCTGCGAGACGGAGCTGGCAGGTGAGAAGAGTTCAAAGTACAAAGATATTCTcatggccatcttgacaatGGTCACCATTTCT GTCGTCACTGGTCAACAAGAGGAAGCCCGTTCATATCTGCTCAACGCCGAACTATTCATCAGTCTTCGCGGAGCACCCAAGGTGAACAAGTCGAGGAAGGTCAAGCTCCTTCACTCCATCTACTTGTTTCTTCGAGTCATTGAGGAGAGCACCTACATGTACCCCCCCGAGAAGCAGCCCCTTGCAAGCTTATCGCACGCTCCAGAGAGTATGCTGTTCCCATCGTTGCGAACACATAGCTTGTGCTTGGGGAGAGATCTTGATGAGTCGTGCGGCATGGCCTTCGAGTTTGGGCTCTTTGGAGGACTCGAGAACCAGGAGAACCCCGCCTTTTTCAAGGAAATCTATGGTTTCCCCCAAGACCTCTTGTCCTTCATCTCGCGCGCCACGTTCCTGGCGAACCAAATTTCGATGCACAGAAGACGATTCTCCGAGCTCTCCATGACTACGGAGCTTGAGCACCGCTGCGCAGCTCTGGAGGGCGAGATCTGCTCATGGAACAACTACAACGACGACACTGAAGGAGACTCAGACGATCCAATTGCCGCCTTTGCCAACCGCGCCATCATGTCCCATCTCATCACAGCCTTCCACTGCGCagtcttgatcttcttctaTCGACGCGTCCGCCAGTTACACCCTTTCCTCCTACAACCATTTGTGGAAAAGACAATCGCAAATCTTGAGGCGTTTGAACAAGAACAGCGCAACTTTTCGCTGGTCAACTGTGGTATCGTCTGGCCAGGTTTCATCGCCGGGGCGGAAGCCGTCGATCCTGATCTACAGGCTCGCTTCTACAAGCGCCTGCAAGATTGTTCAAGGTCGAGCGGGATGGAAAATTTCGGCTTTGCCGCCGAGTTTTTACAAGATTTCTGGGCGCTTCGCAGACAAAAGGGGAATGAGAATATGACCTGGATGGACATGGTCAGAGACAGACAGTTGGCATTGGTTCTCACATGA
- a CDS encoding MFS domain-containing protein, whose protein sequence is MTGVQNTVMEKTNVDFKNDDFNDLESSSVNAADPSNSVVIDPEAERSYVKKLDMFLLPFLSLMYFFNAVDRSNLGNAKTDGLEEDLNFKGNEYSLLILLFYIPFGTLDLPLNLLTKKFSAKWVLPTLMVGWGGIATVQIACKNFAGILVLRLILGACEAGFFAGVVFYFTLFYRRSELGFRIAIFFGSALLAAAFSGAISYGVFQIEGTKLQGWQWLMLIEGVLTVIVGAISFFWLPASPATAWFLNDREKAAARARTLRDGSNAVETKFSWKECFSTWKDWKFGLWCIINFTYPVAFATTSNFLPQIVQRLGYSVIKTNLYTVAPNAVGFVVLLVVAKSSDYFHERTFHVFGALATSLVGMIILITIDVLNHRAVAYFACFLMASGSYIPSCLIQSWHNNNNLNESSRAATTGLLVGLGNFAGIMSAATFRTEYAPKYIPTLILTCCCNVIAMTGIVILGGWMKMENHRRNKVQGVNLRAQDVDTSELPDGEKSPKFRFFT, encoded by the exons ATGACGGGCGTTCAAAACACGGTAATGGAGAAGACGAACGTCGACTTCAAGAATGACGACTTCAACGACCTTGAATCGTCTTCTGTCAATGCTGCAGATCCCAGCAACAGCGTTGTCATAGACCCGGAAGCTGAGCGTTCATATG TCAAGAAATTGGACATGTTCCTCTTGcccttcctctctctcatgTACTTCTTCAACGCCGTCGACCGCTCCAACCTGGGCAACGCAAAGACAGACGGTTTGGAAGAGGACCTCAACTTCAAGGGCAACGAGTACAGCCTTCTCATCCTGCTCTTCTACATCCCCTTTGGCACCCTGGATCTCCCACTCAACCTGCTCACCAAGAAGTTCTCTGCAAAGTGGGTTTTGCCTACGTTGATGGTCGGTTGGGGTGGCATTGCCACCGTGCAGATTGCTTGCAAGAACTTCGCCGGTATTCTTGTCCTGCGCCTGATTCTCGGCGCATGCGAGGCTGGTTTCTTCGCTGGTGTCGTCTTCTACTTCACCTTGTTCTACCGTCGTTCTGAGCTGGGTTTCCGgatcgccatcttcttcggCAGCGCCCTGCTGGCGGCTGCCTTTAGTGGTGCCATATCCTACGGTGTCTTCCAGATCGAGGGAACCAAACTCCAGGGCTGGCAGTGGCTGATGCTTATCGAAGGCGTTTTGACCGTTATCGTCGGTGCtatctccttcttctggctGCCTGCTTCCCCAGCCACGGCGTGGTTCTTGAACGACCGGGAGAAGGCTGCAGCTCGCGCCCGAACCCTCCGTGATGGCTCGAATGCGGTCGAGACAAAGTTTTCCTGGAAGGAGTGTTTCTCCACGTGGAAGGACTGGAAGTTTGGTCTGTGGtgcatcatcaacttcacGTACCCTGTCGCCTTTGCAACTACATCCAACTTCCTGCCACAGATCGTTCAGCGACTGGGATACTCAGTCATCAAGACTAACTTGTATACGGTTGCACCCAACGCTGTTGGGTTCGTCGTGCTCCTAGTCGTGGCCAAGTCTTCCGATTACTTCCACGAGCGAACATTCCACGTCTTCGGGGCATTGGCCACGTCACTAGTCGGCATGATCATactcatcaccatcgacgTCCTGAACCACCGGGCTGTGGCTTACTTTGCCTGCTTCCTCATGGCTTCCGGCTCCTACATTCCTTCTTGCCTTATCCAGTCGTggcacaacaacaacaacctgAATGAGAGCAGCCGAGCCGCAACGACCGGTCTGCTTGTCGGCCTGGGCAACTTTGCAGGAATCATGTCGGCTGCTACATTCCGCACCGAGTACGCGCCCAAGTATATCCCTACTCTGATCCTCACCTGCTGCTGCAATGTCATTGCCATGACCGGAATCGTGATTctgggtggatggatgaagatggagaatCACAGGAGGAACAAGGTGCAAGGTGTGAATCTTCGGGCTCAGGATGTCGATACTTCGGAGCTTCCTGACGGAGAAAAGTCTCCTAAGTTCCGATTCTTCACTTAG
- a CDS encoding Aldolase-II domain-containing protein → MAPHSNTDIESPTTDRLSSEKKRWVPHAKEGKTALEALSQGMTLAGIPKFPSYHEERTHILEHMASAFRIFARKGFAEGMAGHISVRDPENPHTFWTNPLGRPWPLMLASDMVLVDYDGKAVGGNMSRPSNAAGFLIHSALHKARPDVNAACHAHTVYGKAWSTFGRPLEMINQDACVFYDKAQAVYEDFGGVVFDEDEGKRLAEALGPEGKVMTLTNHGLLTVGQTVDEAAYLFTLMEKSCQIQLLAEAAAANGIPKRIIDDDVAAYTFKMTSSAESLYCEFQPDFEVEDALSNGAFRK, encoded by the coding sequence ATGGCTCCACATTCGAACACCGACATCGAATCTCCAACAACTGATCGCCTATCGTCAGAGAAGAAGCGTTGGGTCCCCCATGCCAAAGAGGGCAAGACGGCTCTCGAAGCCCTTTCCCAGGGCATGACCCTGGCGGGCATTCCCAAGTTTCCCTCCTACCACGAAGAGCGAACCCATATCCTTGAGCACATGGCCTCTGCCTTTCGCATCTTCGCTCGCAAGGGTTTCGCCGAGGGCATGGCTGGCCACATATCTGTTCGAGATCCCGAGAATCCTCACACTTTCTGGACCAATCCACTCGGCCGTCCATGGCCATTGATGCTGGCCTCCGACATGGTCCTTGTCGACTACGATGGCAAAGCTGTGGGGGGCAACATGAGTCGACCTTCCAATGCGGCAGGCTTTCTTATCCACAGCGCCCTTCACAAAGCGAGACCCGATGTCAATGCTGCTTGCCATGCGCATACGGTTTATGGAAAGGCTTGGTCAACTTTCGGCAGGCCGCTAGAGATGATCAACCAAGATGCGTGTGTCTTCTACGACAAGGCACAGGCAGTCTACGAGGATTTTGGGGGTGTCGTCtttgacgaagacgaaggaAAGAGACTCGCCGAGGCACTCGGGCCAGAGGGCAAGGTCATGACACTCACAAACCATGGTCTCTTGACAGTTGGCCAAACGGTTGACGAGGCAGCCTACCTATTCACgctgatggagaagagcTGCCAGATCCAATTGCTCGCGGAAGCTGCTGCCGCAAACGGCATTCCTAAGCGAAtcatcgacgacgatgtcGCTGCCTACACGTTCAAGATGACTTCGAGTGCAGAGAGCTTGTACTGCGAGTTTCAGCCCGActttgaggttgaggacgcTTTGAGTAATGGAGCATTCCGCAAATGA